TCTACTCAGATGCTTACGCTttcatcttttctcattttctgggtGCTCTGGCGAATGTCTACAGTCCCTTCCTCATCAAAGTCCTTCCTGAACACCTCACTTTCTGTAACAGCACCTGCTCCTTGAGGTCAGGAAAGACTCTTTCACAGTGGTGATGACTGGCACAGAGTGAGTGCTACATAAAGTCTAGTGGGTGCTACATAAAGTCTTGGGTTCCAACCTGCAGAAGGGATTTGGCTTCAGAATCTCACAAAtatttccctctctctgtttctgcATTTACATAAAACCAGAGGAATTTTACTCTGATGTAACACCTACCAATTTAAATCAAAAAGTTagaaattttgtcaaatattaaGGAAGACCAGAGGAGACATCATGACACCTGGTTCAATCCAGATGGACTTGGGCACAGATTACTAGAGGCTCTGTGGACTAAGACCCTGGCTAAGCATCCCATTCCCTTCTCAAGGATGATAGATACTATCACTAAATACTTCCATCACCATccctcctttctattttcttgaagGGGAACATGAGACATTTGAAAACCAGAGTTGATGGAACTCTGTGCTCTCTATTAACACAATATTGTAAgaagtttatttctatttttttctttttaatagtttatataTCATGTATCTTTGTCTATATGACACCTTAGGCCCACACTTCTGATCCTTTTACCTGTCTTTTATCTTCCAAGACCATGTTACCATTCTTAAAGACCAGTTTCAAACCTGGGAATTTATCCCTTATCCCTTGAGGACCCAGAGATTAAATGGTATGGGCAATCCCCTGGGGTCCTATCCTTCCTCAAGTGCAACATAATCATATAAATCTCCAAGGAATCATGCTCAGCATTTCTGAAATGACAAATTTCATCACCAGCAGTTCTGAAAGATGCTGACTCTGAGACATTTGTTCCATAATTCAACTGGATtgcaataatcttgggtgacatGAATATCATCTCTCAGGCCCTTTCCTAGCAGTGAAATCATATATATGTCAGCTCACTTTTcaaaacagttatttttttatcaagcgattatttttgtccttttagATCATTTCTCAAATTTTGTTCCAATCAAGGACTGGGTAAGACACAATCACTGGCATAAGATCTGCATATGTGTTACTGGAAAATCCATCAGGCTACTTATCTTAGTGTATCATTGGCACATTCAGTTATATATTTAGGCCCTAATCACAGGTTTTGactacagacacacacaaaaaagaaaatcagaaaaatcagtgtaataaaaacagaaagatggtcaacctttgcaaaaaaaaataaaatttattaatcaaataaattgataaattatttAGATGACTCAATAATACAAATCTATCTATGGCAGTAGAGTAGtgataaaattttatcaatataaaGTGTCACAGAATTCATAGCAATACTGAGTTTTTAATGACTCAAATTTTGGATCCAAGATAATAGTGGCTGATCGGTTTGAAATGGAAATCCCTCTTGTATACATGTTGCCACAAGTATACGCATTTATTATCACTGCCCATGACTTCACACCAGGGGGTAGCTGGCATCTGAGGCAATTCCACAGTGGTTGTTCTTGTTTCTGGCAATCTTCATATAACCATTCATGCCCCATCTTTCACCCCAGCTGAAAGAAGAGCAAGTTTTCCATCTTAGAGAATAAAGCTCATTGGATTTGTTAACAGTGACACTAGATTTAAGCACTGTGCCAGAGGCCACAGACTTCACAGAAGGAATCAGGAGAGACAAATGTTCTTGTTCACACAGTATAAACTTTTGAGTCTAAATCTACACATAACCTCTATTCTTGACTCCAAAATAATTGCAATACTGATGACACAAGACTGAGAAATcaagagtaaaatatttttttccagtaagatgtattatagatatataaaaaattcagaatttagAAATACAGTGTTACATACCATGTTAATAATACCTCAATACCCCCAGGAAGCTTGTGATCACATCTTAATGTTATAATCACACATTAGTAGTTCTATGTCCAACCGGATTAAATAAAGATTTCTGGGACCTGTATCCAAATACTGAGTGGAAACCAGAATAcccttttgaatttcaaatataaatatgtttgcatatttatatCTCACTGGCAACTTATACCTGTTCTTGATCAGCCAGTATTTTTTGTTGTCCGATTCTGCTCCTTCAAAGCCATAGCCAACCACCAGAACAGCATGAGACAGCGAAGTGTTGCTGCAGTGTGGATTATAATAAATTCCTGGAGAATAAAATCAATGCTGGGGTAAGAGACTCCAGCAATCTGACACAGACCCACCCTGTCACCCATCTCAATCCTCTGAAATGACAAATTCCAGATCAGACTTAAAAATAGGATCTATTGTTTTTAAGTCTAAGAATCTCAtataaaactgacaaaaatacAAATTGGCTTCTATCCCTTAGTAAAAGGTATATCTAGAGACATGAAAAGTCACTCTTGAAAATAATTCTGCTGCTAGGATGTCAATCTTAGGGAATAGCATAGAATGCAAAAACACTTGAATTGAGATACTCTTTTCAGAtttaataacagaaataaaaatattggaaaattttttattacccaataattagaaaaatcaatttaagtAAACTAAACATTTAATGACAtagctatttaaaaatgttatgagGCACTAATATTCATGGGGATATACTTCAAGTAATGTCAAAGGGGAACATCAGACACAAATTTGTCACGTATAGAATGAACATGAATATGTAAAATTCATGCACCAAAAATTTTACATTAACTTTTGCATGCCAAAGGGTCAATCATATTTGTGTGTCATggtgcttttataatttttatgcatcaatttctataaaaaatacTTACCTTCTTTATAAAACTTGAAGGAATCATGCTCAGCATCAATAGCAACTGAAATAGGCCCCACAGTTGCCACAGCCTTCATAAGGGCCTCCTCATCCTCTGGGATGTCAATAAAGCCTTTGTCATTAGCAACGGAGTTCTGAGGATTGTACCTGCAGGGCCGGTTCTTTTAATGATAACAGGGAAGAGAGTTGATTATTGCCATCACCTCCTGGGGAACATGAGTTAGAACCACAACCCTTAACAGTATGCAGCAGGATTTCTAAGTCAACACTTATAAATCATCTGAAGAAGTAAAATCCTATCAATTGatgtaaaactgaaaattagCTCATATATTTTTAATGGGACCCCCTAGGTCTACCTGTTCATAAAAAGTTTTTCACATTAGAATTCTATTCACATGTTCCATGTTACATGCAAGTAAGATATGTTAACCATCTCATCAGAGAATTATGCAAAGGCTAACAATGTATTGTGATAACACTAAGAGTTTGCAGAGATTGATTCTAACATATGGCAAGTAAATTCTGAAAAGGCATCTTATCTCTGAAAGTGTTTCATTTTCCAAAACCCAAGCAGAAATGACAACACAAGATGATCCATTTACTTGTGCTTCATATGGATAGGATGCCTCTGAGTCCAGGCCTCCATTGTCCTTAATATACTGGAAGGCATGATCCATTCGGCCACCATAACATCCATAATTGCCTTGAGGCAGAGAACAGTCGATAAGGTTCTGCACGCTCAATGGGACCAGTTTTTTAGTTTTCTGGAACATCTGTCCTTCAAGGGCACCAGTTGCACTAAAAGCCCAACATGAATTACAATTACCCTGAAAGTAGAATACAAAAAGCAAATAGCAAGACTTTGACAACAGCTTATCTATTTGAATATTCtcttcttaaggaaaaaaaaatgttaactgtaTGTCCCTCCAAAATCTACCAAAGTAAAGATGTCAATTACTCTTTGTTTTCCAGTAGGAAGAAGGTCTGAATTAAACAGTATCATACCTGATGTTTCACAGCAGTCACATAGCCTTTCTTTCTCCAATCCACAGATTTGGGTATATCACCAAGGAGAGGTTTCTGAAACACTTTCCCTTTCTTGTGTTTCTGGTTTTGAAAGCCATTCACCATATTACTGAATTCTGCTCTGGTCTTcaaggaaaagtaaataaaatgttggaAAGGAAGATATGTTCTTTAAAGAACTGAGTAGAGGAAGCACAGAGTTAACCAATCCCCGCTCCACTCACCATGTCACCAAAGACATTCATTGCCATGATGAAGCTGTGTTTCCCTTGGTTATATTCTCCATTGTGCAGTTCAATCATTTTCATATTCTTCTCCCactctgctttcctttttccttcttcattctaGAAGTACATATCATTAATGCTCTTTCTTTATACTTACAACCCAATCTATGCTCACCCAGTGGATTTGTTGCCAGATATGAAAAGAAACCATGACCAAGCATGACTCTACATTTCTGGAAGTATTTCTCCAAGCTCAGACACAATAAGGGAGTGTTTTCTCTCACTGGGCTCACAATAAGTACCATTAGGTGAATGCCTCATAAGAGGTATTTTCTAGAAGCTACTGTGGCTATACTCCTACAACAACAGACACCATTCTCTCCCAGGTCCCTCTGGACAGTTTTAGTGCTACCAACCATGTCATATGTTTTCCTGTGCTTTGCCTTCCACTCTTGCCACTGTGCTTCTAAACTCTGATCAAGTTTTGGAGCAGGTGAAGCCATTCCAAAACAAAGGATGGCcaggaagagaaagggattcatGTTTCAACAAcctagaaagggaaaagaaatgaggGTCTGATTATATTTATCCTTCTAAAAAGTCATCTTACTTTCACCTAAAAAATAAAGGCTGCCAtggtagaataaaaatatttcaattattctCCCCAAAATTTATCCAAAGACTGTGAAAGAAGCTCACAGTATTGTTTGTCAATTaacttttgtcactgtgacaaatacctgagtaAATTTCActaaggagaaaaaatttatttgggcttACATTGAAACCctattgctctgagcctgagttGAGGCataacatcatagcagaagggcatggtgaaggAAAACTGTTCAGCTCTTGGTAGCCATGGAGAGAGGAGGGTGTGGGAAGAGACAAGTTAAACACTTCTAGAGCATGCGcctagtgacccacttcctccaacaaAGTCCTATCTCTCCTTCAGTTTTTACAACCTCCCCTTAGTTCATTCAGCCATGGTGGGTTAATCCTTTGATAAAGTCAGaaccctcatgatctaatcacctcttaaaaaccccacctaggagcactgctgtactggggaccaagcccttaacacatgaatctttgggagacacttcatatccaaaccatgacagttTTGGTTGGATTAAAGCAACCAAGCCAGATCCCATCAAACTAccaaaattaaaatcagcattccCAGAGCTTGAGGAATTGTGTCAGTGTATGAAATGGTAATTAAGCATATAAGGGTGTGAAGATTGCTATTCAGTCAAAAGTTTAAGTCAACAACTAGAAAGCCATTGGTCCAGGTCTTGTATCAATTAATGAGATCACCTGGGAAAAACTGTATTAATGAGGCAGCTGAGGCCAAGTAGAGGTAAAGCTCCCCAAAATTTTCCAGGctatctcacattttatttttgactaATATAGAGAGGAGACGATACACATCTTGGAACCTCCCCTTCCTGAATGAAAGCTTTATGTAATGCCCTTCCTCGGGAAACTGAGAAGGACAGCACCCAACACTCCAGCAGTTCCACACTTGAGAGTGTGCCTTCCACACCCATAATCACTACCCAACTAAGGACTGGAAAAGTGGCCAAGTAACCACAAGCCAGAACTACAGGTGAATACCTGGGCAGGGGCGGGTAAGTCCTAGGGCTGTGGGGTATGGTATCGGGTCAGGCCTCCCAGGCTCACTTCTATAATTCCTGGCCAAGGGCTGTCATGTGCTTCAGCCCTTGCACGTGCTCACTGAGGCCAGAGTATATTACATCACTGCAGGCTGTGACAAGATGGAACTGCACTGTCCTACCTGACCAGACCTGCATTACTTGCACTACTTGGGGCTCCCTGAGTGGTCTCAGTGCCTCCTTGCATTCTGCAAACACCTTATTCTGCTTCCCCACCTCAAGCCTGACTGTGCAGATGCTCTTGTTCCTGGGGGTTGCACTTGTCTTCTAGACCTTGTCCTTACAGAGTTCCCCTCTTCTAAGTCCTTGTTCCTGCCATACCTCAGTGAGGCTAGTGGCACTCACCTGGTGTGGCCAAACCTTCTGCAGGTGCTCTCTGAAGACTTCTTGGATCCTCAAAGGTCACCAAGCTTCAAGCATCTGGTTTTGCAACACCTGGACTCAAGCTTTAAAGCCATCAGTCTGCTAGAGGCCGCCCCCACCTCCACTATCTCCCACACTGCAATTGGCTGCCCCAGCTTCTGGGAGGACCTTGTGTGAACTCTATCTCCCATGGAAGTGATGAAAATCTGTTCAACCTGTAACAGATAGTGGATTTCTTATCAGAGGAGTAGTTCTTAATGAGGGCAAGTTTGGCCATCTTTTTGCCTCTGGTGACTGCCCTTTTTGCCCTCCCATCATGTGATACTCTCTACCATGTTATGAGTCAGCAGGAAGGCCATTTCCACATGTGATAGATTGATATTAGACTTTTCAGCCTCTATAACTGTGGTCTCTGGTTTTAAGGTGCTGTTACAGCAGTACAAAACAGACCATGATACCTTCTCTAGGTACTTCATATGAGTGGAATCACACACAATAGTTGTGCTTTGTCtagacattttatttagtttcattCCTCATATAGCATGTGtcataatttccttcctttttaagtttagataatatttcattgtattgtAGATTTTGTAGTactgactttttatttttctaattgctatgTAGAACATTTTTGCATGCTTATTTGCCACTGGTATATATTCTTTGGAAGAATATCTAGTCAAGTCCTTGCCCATTATTTAATTggtatttattgttgttgttttaggaaGAATATCTAGTCAAATCCttacccattttttaattggcatttattgttgttgttttggtagttctttacattttcttataCTAATTTCTCAATAGATATATGATTTGTagacattttctcccattctgtggactGTGTTTTCATTATGTTTATAGAGCTGTTTTATGATGAAAAGTTTTTACTTTTGACAAAATCctattaattcattttcttttactgcctgtttttccatgttattttgaaaattcttacCAAATCCCATGTCACAAAAGGTTTTCTCCTGTTGCCTTCTAAGTATTTTTATAGTTTCAGCACTTATATTCAGGTATTTTATCTACTTAAGCTAATTTTTGGATACAATGTAAGGGAGAGGTCCAACTTCtttcttttgcatatggatttccagtttaactacaaccatttgttgaaaatgttctTTCCCTCTTGAATAATCTTGGCattcacatgaatttttaaaatatttttagatgttgatgaacctttattttattcatttatttatatgcagtcatgagaattgaatccagtgcctcacatacactaagcaagtgttctaccactgagccacaaccccagccttccacataaaatttttaaaagcaatttattaaaaattttattttaaggccTTTAAGGAATAGAATAAATATACCAAtgaatttgacacaataaatgaGTCAGTGGTACCAACTAGTTTGGGGgaggtattggagattgaacccaggggctcttaaacactgacccacatccccacttctttctgttttgagacagagtctcactaagttacttagggacATTCTAGGTtactgagactgactttgaacttgtgattctcctgtctcagcctcccaagatgctgggattacaggcatgtgacactgtgccCATCCCAACTAATTTTGATGAATAGGTTTTACAGTCACATTTAGGACACAACACCATAAGATGCATAGAGTGGAAATATCTACAACTGCACTAGGACCTGCCCTTAGAATCTGTCAGAGGCTATGGGTCAGGTTCTTCTGTGAACAACAGCTTCCTTTTTTGTATCTTGGGGTGTGATATAAATGCCTGgaaaaaaacatgcatttttaatACCAAATATGGCTGAATctacaattaatcaaaaaatatttaactacaAGATAAATAGGGGAGAAGtctatttaaacaacaacaacaaaatgatatAATTATTTCAAGTCATTGAagtgcctatttttaaaaaaatctctaaaataattcataaaagaaaGGTGCTATTGCTAACCATTTGCTTCTTCTTTCTACTTCTCTAAACTTGTCATAACAAAAAAACTTCAATGACTTCTAATTACTGAAATAGTCACATTTTGGACCAAGCTTTAGTTGGACTTTAATAAAATGCAATTGGCAGAACTTCCTGAGTCTTATTTAAAATGCAGTACTATGAAACATGTTCTCTTGTGTATCTgtatagatttctttttctcataaaaCCAGATATAGTTCTTTACATAGAATCACCAAATTTTAAGCTGCTGGGAAACCAAAATTAGAGTGGTAGTATGCAGGACACTGACATCACCTCTCCCCACCGTATCAACATCTCCAATTTGTTTAAATTGcctaaattacttttaaaaggcACTATCCAGCAGActgctactgaaaaaaatagttcatttttttatatactgtATAGAAAACAGTTTGCTGATGAACACATGTTTATATAAAACCATTTGTGAAATAAATCTCTGGGGTCTTTGTTTTCCTGAAGAGTTAAACCATCAGCCACTTCATTGAGAAGGTAAATGAATCAATCACCAAAATTTTATGAGCATAAAAGCTTTCACTTTATGCTCATTGTCCTTTGCATGGTACACTTGCACTCTGCTTAGAACTCACCTACATGTCCCTTCTATAATGGCTTCTCTAAGGCTCAGCCTTTCCACTAGAAATCTGAGATTAACCACAGTAATCTTGCTTTGACAGAAAACTGGCAAAGAATGTGATAGATATGTTTCAGTGAAATAATGTTCAAGACTTCTGATGCAGGACGTAACAGGGAGCTGACCTTGGAGAGCTCATCTCCTTATCCTCATCCCCAGATCTATAGTCTGTAACTCTCTGGAGGCCAGAGATTCTCTTCCATAGATATGACTGTGCCTCTGCCATCACCTGATTCTTCCTCCTACAGTAGAAAAACACCATCCCAGGAGATGGGACCCCATGCATAGAAAAATGCACTTAAAGAATCAATTCTTGCTTCCTCATGTTAGAACAAATGTACTCCATATTTAACTGTCAAGTGTTATTTTGACAACCTCATAATGACCTTGTGAGGACAAGCTTCCTTACTCAAGAGTGTGGATTAATTCTCCAGAGTAGAAGCTGAGTTTCTCAGTGGATGGACCATTTGGCTTTGAAAATAATGCTTGGGATCACAGCTAGAGGTCCAGTTGGAGGATAATTTCACCAAGATATGGAGGCAGCAACCATGGAGAAGAGGAGGGTGAAGTGGAGACAAGACCCAAGAAAACAAACTTCAACCATAGAGTGGAGTCAGTGATTTAGCAGAATGTTCAAAGTAtattttgagatttctttttttttttttttgagggcttGGAGGAATTGTTAAGTCTTGATTATCTGCTCCTGTTtcctttctgtgttttgttttgttttgttttttaagattgttttctgtgtgtttttagaattgttgaataaatgaatctcattattttaatacCTGAGATTGTCCCTGTAGCATTTTCACTGATTTAAGCTTCAAAGTCTGACAGTGAATTGATTCATGGGGAATACAAAGGGTTTTTGTCTACTAGAAATGATCAAGGAGGACAGGCTCATGAGGCATAGGGAAAATTACCTTCCTGGATGCTGATGGGACAGGAAGATGAGGAGCCCCAGTCAGGTGCAGGCAGCACATATTCTTCATGGTCAAAAAGATTCCCTGCTTGACCAAACTTGGATCAGGTTCTGAAACTTCTGTAAACCATACatgtacactttttaaaataaaatctaattttagTAAAGAATAATGCTAAGTTTATCAAGAACACCAATGTTTGATATCTGATCATTCTCTATATCTtagttttctctttatctttcttctcCCAGATGCCGTCTGATCTCCCTGTACTGTGTTCATCAAGGATCCTGTTAGATCCATTCAGGTGGATCCCCCTTATCCTTGATGTTTCTTGTTAATTATCTGTCCATTGGCCCTAATCCTGCTCCTTGGCCATCAATTTCCatttcatatttgaattttaaccCAATATGTCTCCTTCACATAATACCCATTGCTGTGGTTTCTATACCTATCTTAAAGACCCTGAATAAAGTCTTCATAACTGTGCTTAAACAAGTGtcatataataatttttcttttacagtgGCTCCCCTGTCTTCCTCCTACCAGCATAACACAAAGTGAGTCAGCACATATATCCTATACAGACAATGGCCTCAGGAATCACATTCCACTTCTCTTGATGCCCTCTGGCTCCAGAGTTGAGTGTGCTAAACAAATGATAAGGAACAAGCCCCAAAGCTCAGCTTCCTTTTCTAAGCCCTGCTGGCCTGACTTGCAAtgaagttatttcttttctttagaaaagacCCTTTACTTGTCACTTATGATTCTGCATTCCCCACCACTGTGATGACCCTCACTTATAAAATGGGGTATAAAGGAGTagtgtggagagcaggctgtgcTCTATACTCCATGAAGTATAGAAAAAGAGTTTTCAGGGTATTCCTAACCTGGAGTtactccattttataaagcaaTAGTTTGCCATaagctattttattttgagtataAGTGCAAAAGTAGAATGTCTCTAAACCTTGTTTACACAGGCAAACAACCACCATCTTCCTGGTACCATAAGGTAGAAATTGATCAATAACTCATACATGccaacatataaaattaaattggaTTTTCTGGACATGTGGCCATCCCAAATCATATCATGAACACCAGACACAGGCATTTATCAACCTCACCAGACATAATGCCCTTACCTAAGACCCATAAAGGAAGAGCCCCACCGATATCAGGCATGATAGCACTGCACCCTGATCTTGTCACCTATTCATTTGATGAAACTGATTTCCTGTTCCATCAGACTTCATTATAGCACAGTTTCTCCTGCCCATGACAATGACACACAGCCCACTCCAAGCTGGTACCTCCAGCTGACACTTCAAGCTGACACTCTAAAACTGATGGAAAGGAAGATAATTGGAGATTTTCCTGGATCTTTATTTCTATTGTatcttttttgattttctttctgtgttgtaGAAGTAGTGAAAattatctggggctggggatgtggctcaagcggtag
This portion of the Ictidomys tridecemlineatus isolate mIctTri1 chromosome 4, mIctTri1.hap1, whole genome shotgun sequence genome encodes:
- the Ctsl gene encoding procathepsin L; translation: MNPFLFLAILCFGMASPAPKLDQSLEAQWQEWKAKHRKTYDMNEEGKRKAEWEKNMKMIELHNGEYNQGKHSFIMAMNVFGDMTRAEFSNMVNGFQNQKHKKGKVFQKPLLGDIPKSVDWRKKGYVTAVKHQGNCNSCWAFSATGALEGQMFQKTKKLVPLSVQNLIDCSLPQGNYGCYGGRMDHAFQYIKDNGGLDSEASYPYEAQNRPCRYNPQNSVANDKGFIDIPEDEEALMKAVATVGPISVAIDAEHDSFKFYKEGIYYNPHCSNTSLSHAVLVVGYGFEGAESDNKKYWLIKNSWGERWGMNGYMKIARNKNNHCGIASDASYPLV